The Grus americana isolate bGruAme1 chromosome 20, bGruAme1.mat, whole genome shotgun sequence genome segment AGGTTGGGGTATGCTTTGTGTGTGTAATAGTGATTCGTATTACACAGCAATGTAGCCCTTTGACTGAGCTGCTTTTGATTCCATTTCCTCAGCAGTTAAGCCCATGGATATTGAGCCTTCCTTACCAGCAGGGcccacagcagctgagctgagtCTGCAGGAGGAGATCCAGCGGCTgcagcaagagaaggaggaactCCATGGGCAGTACCAGGCCCAGGTCCGGGACAACGAGCAGCTGAGCCACCTCAACCGGGAGCAGGAGGAGCGGCTGCTGGAGCTCGAGAAGGCTGTGCAGCGCTACAATGAGGAGTCTGTGGACAGACAGCAGATCCTGGAGGACATGCAGAGTGACAAGGCCACAATCAGTAGGGCACTGAGCCAAAATCgggagctgaaggagcagctggCTGAGCTGCAGAACGGGTTTGTCAAACTGGTATGTGTGTTTTGTCCATCTTTTCCCACTGCTTCCCTCACTGGTGCAATCCTTTTGTAGCACAGATGTAAAAAAACAGGCAGAAGCATTATCTTGTTCTCTGAGGCTGTGGATGCTCCATCTTCAGTGATACACACTGCTGTGCCACAAGGTTCCCTGTTAATTCCTTACTCCCTCGGGTGCTCTGGCAGATGAACTAGTATCTTTGTCCAGAGcagtttccttttccctcttatCCCCTGGCAGTCAGGCTGCTTCCTTCCCTGTGTGTTCCTCCTGTTGATACCTTGAAGATACCTGTTTTCTGTTCCCTGTATTTGTCCATGAGGAAGAAGTTCTTAGTAGCcttctttcctgctgctgtcaTTCTTATCCATCCTGGAGCTGAATCCTTACTCTTGCTTGCTTCCCCTTTGGGGTCCTGGCAAACTGACACATGGTCTAGCCGCTCATTTTTCTTTAGTCCTTTCTGAACTCCTCTTCTTGTTTTTGAATGTCTGTGGCTCTGGGATATTCATACCATCCATCTGCTTTGGAGCTGACAGGCTGCGTGATGTGCCAGGCCTCTTCTTGGCACTGCCCCAGCACCGATTCTCCCAGCTCTTTCCTTGCTCTTCTCCCATCTTCTGAACCTTTCTGTAAATTATTTACTGCCCTGAACAGTCAATTTATGGCCCTTAGTTACAGCCCAGAATAACACAAGGGATGGCACCCTGTTGTAACAGAATGAATGTGGTTTACTGAGAGTATACGTTTATGTCGGTTGGGACAATTTCCTTACACAGTGGTGTTTGTCTTGCAGACAAATGAAAACATGGAGGTTACAAGTGCCCTACAGTCAGAGCAACATGTAAAGAAAGAGCTAGCCAAGaagcttgggcagctgcaggagaaCCTGGGGGAGCTCAAAGAGACGGTAAGCAACAGCCGGTGGGATGGCAGGGCAGGTATGTAGTGGTTTATGCAAACCACTGGCAACTTTCCAAACTTTGATGGAAGGATGGAAATTGGTATTGTAATGATCAAGCTGGGAGCTCTCCCCCATTGTCTGCTGTTTGATGTGGGGGACCAGCATGTGGGGGCAGATGGTGGCTGCCTGCCTAGTTGGTGGCTGTGGGGCAACGTTCACAATTTGGATCATGTCACACAGATCAACTTTGCTGGCAGAAATGGTTTGATGTGATGGTTCAATCTTGTTATGTTAGCTGGAACTGAAAACACAGGAGGCTCAGGGTCTGCAGGAGCAGCGGGACCAGTACTACAGCCACTTACAACAGTACACCGTGGCGTACCAGCAGCTGTCTGCTGAGAAGGAGGAACTGCACAAACAGTACTTGCTTCAGACACAGCTTATGGATCGGCTACAGCATGAGGAGGTTCAGGGGAAGGTGACAGTGGAAATGCACCtgaaagagctgcagcagaCGAAGGTAACAGTAAAAAGGGGCAAGCGGAAAGACAAGAGGAGAAGTGCTTAGCTACATTAAGTATTAATTAAGTGAAcggttggaccagatgatctttctCAGTCCCTTCCAACGTgggctgttctgtgattctatgattgcaTCCTGTGCAATACAGGTGTGAATGATACTTCTCTGGAGCAGAAGCACTGctctttttgtgtgtggtgCTACTGCTTGAAGATGTAGCGACTGTTTGCAGTCTGGCTTGCGTAGGTTTCAGTGATCTTCTGCTTCTCTTGCAGGAAAGTCTGGAAGCTGTagctaaggaaaacaaagagctgCAGGCCCTGGTCAGTCAGTTAGCAGCAGACCTGGATGGCAAGATTTTGCACCGACTAGAGggtgagcagctgcagctggtcTCCAGAGAGGAGGTAGAGCTGGGCTCTCTGGGGCACCACCTCCTTGTTCACCTTCCTCCTTTTACAGTAGATGAAGTTGAAAGTGAAGCAATGGCCGAAGACATCCAAAAATCTTCATTTGTGATTCCAGAGAAGTTTGAAAGCCATGAAGAAATGGTGAGTCTTAACGGGTAGAAAAGCCTTTGGGTGTAGTTCTAAACAAATGTCTAGAAAAGGAGGCACGTTAAATTGCAGAGAGGTTCCACTGGGTGTATGGAGGAGGCTGTTTATCAGCTGTGATCCTGACCAGCTGAGGCACAGTAATGAGGGAAGGTAACAGTTCCTTGTGCATAGCAGCAAAAACCCAAGACTCCTGCAGCATCCTTGCAAGATAGGCTGGAAGTCTGGCAGTGGCTTTAATTATGAAGATAACTCAGCTGGCAGAGTAGCTCTCTAATTACAGTGATGATGTTCCCTTTAGTTTGGAAGGCAGTTTGGAAATGGTGTTGAACATCTACTAGATTTTTTTGTAAGTACAGTCATAACTGGAAAATACTGCGATCAAACAGATACTATGAGAGCTAGTATTTAACCTGCATATTTGTACTACTTGGGAATGAGAAAAGATACAGTAGTTGCTGCCTGTTTAGTTCCAGGGTAGTCACTTAGTACTTTGGTTTCATACCCATAAATAAAATGGGGCAAGCTGTTACTGTCTTTGTCCTGAGATGCACACTTGATTGTGCTCACACAGGAGAAGCACTAATGTGCATATTCTGGAACTCTTCTTAGGTTGCTTTCTTGACATCTGCCATGTTCCAAGTGGAGAAGGAACGAGAGGACAtgaggcagcagctggctgctcagaagcagcagtgcAGAACCCTCCTGCAGCAAATAGCAGCTCTTAGGCAGGAGCAGCAACATAATGTCACACTGGACGGAGGTAAAAATTTTGTGCAGTTTGGGGTCAGAATACGGCGGTGGGCCTCAGCCAGCTATGCTGGCCCCTGTGACATATCTATGGGTTTTGTGAGTGCACCGTGTGCAAGGAAGAACTGTAAATTCTACACGTCCCTTCCAGATTCCACTACAGATACTGTTCCGGTGGAGGTTCACGAGGCTTTGAAAACTGCCATGGAGAAGCTACAGGTAGGCAAAGGATCTAATCTTCTTTCGGCCCCGCTACCCTGCTCAGCTAGACTTTCATCCAGACTCTCTTACAGCATACAGAAATTGTAGGGGAGTAAGTAGCAGATGTTCCATAATAATAAGCACAGGAAAGCTTGCAGTAGTAACTCCCCTCCCACCCACTCCCCAAAGACTGTGAGTAAAAGGGCCCAACACTGACCTGTGtttttttgctaaagaaatAGCTGAAAACCAGACTGAGTATCTTCTCCCTGCTGGGATGAAGCAGATGGCTGCACTCTTAGAGCTGAGTATGACCAGAGTTGTGCTGTCCCAGCAATGAGAAGGTTAAAAAGACACTTTGTTTCATTGGCCCTTCTGCTTCCCAAAATGCAGAGATGCTTTTTTTACACTTTCTCTagctctctcttctctgcttctttttagCACCAAACTGAAGACAAATTGTAAAGGCAGCAAGATTTGTTGTCTAGGCTCAACCAATGTAAATGGAGGGTGTTGTCTTTAACACAGTTATTGTCTGTAACGTGAAGCAGTTCAGGTGATTGATACCAGTTTTTGTGTTCAGTCCCGTTTCACAGACCTGATGCGTGAGAAAGCTGATCTGAAGGAACGGCTAGAAGAGTTAGAACATCGCTGCATACAGCTGTCTGGGGAAACAGACACCATTGGTACGTTTAGGCAACACCAGCACAAGCTAAAGCTTGCTCAATGTGTTATTTATTTGGGGAACAGAAGGTCCCCAACAGATTTTGGAGCCAGAGCCCTCCAACTACCAAGCAGTTCAGGTCTCCTACTGCTGCCTAACTAAGCTAGATCTCCAGTCTAGGGCTGGATTTGCTGGATCCTCATGCTGCGTAGTGCTGTGGTCACCATAAGGCTTGTACCCCAATCTTGCTAACACTTACTACTTATGCTTCTCTTGTATTCCAGGGGAGTATATTGCGTTATACCAGAGTCAAAGGGCTATCCTCAAACAGCGACACCAGGAGAAAGAGGAGTACATCAGCAGATTGGCTCAGGATAAGGAAGAGATGAAGGCAAGGAATCTTTTCTGTAGTGCTActccaggcagggcaggcctgGGGAACACTTGCAGTCCAAACATTCACGTTGTGAATGTAGCTTTAACTTTGAAGTGGCTAATTTTGCGACAGAGGCAGGACTGCAAACTGTAGTGCAGTGTTTGTGGCCACCAGGAAGTGCAGGGTTCATGGGCTCTCCTTTACTTTGGTGCAGGTGAAACTGCTGGAACTGCAGGATTTAGTGATGCGTCTGGTCCGGGAAAGAAATGAATGGTACAGCAAGTACATAGCAGCTGCTCAAAACCCAGAGCTGTTGGTAAGCCAAAATGAAAGCGTACTTCCAGCGGAGAGGCGCATTGAACTGAACGCTACTGATGGAGAAGGTAAGCTACAGCCAGGACAAATTCTGTAAAACGGAATAACCTGAGATCTTAGTGTCTCACAAACGGGAAGAGTTACCTGCCTGCCTTGTCTGTGTCCTTACAGGGTTACGAGACGTGAATTTATCAGATGAAGCAGAACAAGAGGCTGCTGCCCCTCATCAGGCTGGTTTCCCCCCTATTGACAGTAAAGCTGCTCAGCCAAGCCAAGAGGACCCCACAGCGAAGCAAATAATGCAGCTGCTCAGAGAAATCCAGAACCCTCAGGAAAGGCTGGGCTCCCTGCTGGAAAACCCCTGCATTCCCTTCTTCTACCGTGCTGATGAGAACGATGAGGTCAAAATCATGGTAGTTTAAATGGCGCTAAATCTTATTTACAGCAATTTTCTATGAGCCTGAAGGGACTTGACTTGTACGTGCCCATGCCTCTGCTCAGTGCCCTTGGTCAGGACAGGTACCTGCTTTAAAGACACCAGGAAAGAGGGATTGCACAGATGGAATTTGAGCATCAGACCTcatcctccctttctctctcttttgttaCTTGGTGTGCTCGGAGTACAGGCAGACTCAAACTAATTCTGGGAGGCAGCTGGTGCTGGCACTTCACCTGGGCCAGGGAAAGGGGATTCCATGACTTTGGGCAAAATGACTTAATCCCTTATCCCGGAGTCTGCGGGCAGCGCCCTGGCAGTGACCGAGCAGCGGTTCTGATCCATCACTCATGACTGTAAATCAGCCTAGTTCCTTCCAGGGCTCCCAAAGTAACTAACTTATTCTGGTAACGAACTCCTTGGACTCCGAACaggttgtttttgtttcataCTCTGTATCTTAAAACTTCCCCCTTTCTTCTGCAGCCTGCCTCTTACAACTGTATCTGAAACTAGCCTTGACCAGCCAAAAGAGGCACAGGCTCCTGGCTAGCTGGGCAGCACTACAGCCGCATTTGCTCTTGTTGCTAGGGGAAGGGACCGAGGGTTGCCTTCTGCGTCTTTTTGGTTACTTGACAAAGCTTTATGTGATTCTTGGGAGTGGGGTGGAAATGTAACTGCACTTTGAAGGATGATGTGTTTCACTTGTATGTGTCtgaaggttttatttattttaaaaaaatgggagaaataAGTAAAAGGAAACCACTTAATAAACatgctttgttttgaatttctgGACTTTAGGGGTTCTAGTTCTCCATCACTTAACCTTTCTCCCACCATGGTAAGGAGAGCATTAGATGGGTGGAAGCCCAGGTCCTGTGCTCCCATTTAAGCTCCTGGGACACCCACCAGCAATAGCAGCATCACCCGGCTTTGCCTTGAAGCTGTACCCCTAAttctaaagagaaaacaaaccatgGCAAATCCCTCAGGTGTGCAAGTGGTGAAGTGAACTGCATGTGGGCATCCTGCAACTAAACTTGCCCTCTGGGCAAGAGCTGCCTGTTCTTAAGAGGGTTAGTTTCAGCAACGGAGCTTTAAGGAAAGCCACAGGGGAGGTTTAAGGGACCTGACCATCACCACTGTGTGATCCAGGCACACGAGCCTGGGCTAGCACCTGGAGCAGCACACACCACCTGCCTGTTAACCTGCTGAGAGAGTTGCAAGCACAGGAGCACAGTatcagttttggggtttgtcaTAAACAAAAAGAGAGACTGTTAATTTCTTCTGTGTCCAAGTTGGTCAAGCTGAGAGCTTCTAATGTACCACAGGCAGATAAAGTGGGggctggttggggtttttttgtggtttttttttttttaaatggttcatATTGATGTTTCCAtatacaactgaaaaaaacatacaCAGAACTATTAGCACATTGCCTTGAACGCACCGGGGGAAGATGGAAGCTGTTTTTTGAACTCCGTTCAGTTGAATGGTGCTAGTGTTGCGCCACTAACAGACCACACAAGTGACACAGGCTCCCAAGCTCCTGGCTGCCTGGGTTTGTGTACATACTGTATATCTGTAAAACGCTCTATATTCCTTGAGGAGCCTAAGCCTGTTGCAGTGTTTATGCCTGCTCAGGCTATTCATAAATCTGTATCATAACTAATGGGGGCAGGGCTGTGATTTAATACAGAGCATTATTAtaaatggaataaatatttattgggTGTTCTACTGTAGTACTGTGAAGGAGCCAAGAACAGTGAAGAAGGTCTGCAGTCTGTTGCAGAGGTGATTAATCCTGTTacaaatttgctttctgaataaaCTTATTCAGATGGGCACTGActagctgcatttcttttgcacAGATCACCTTGACATttggccagaaaaaaaaaaaagtgaagaatgaATTCTTTATTAAGAACACCTGCCCTGGCATCAATGCCCTATTTCACTTAGCTTTCCTGAATGTTTTCCTGGAGCCAGACACTGCTGACAAGCCCAAGATGTTTCTCTGGGCAAGCATTTCACAGCCAGAGCCCAGGTTCAGATTCATTTTTTACCCTGTTCCCTTTAGCAGTGTTTCCCTGACCCCACCTTTACTCAGGGTGAACTAAGAGCAGGAACCACTGCTCAGCTGACACACAATAGCTTTAAATTGCAGCAACTGAACCACCTCTGATTCcaggaaaagtagaaaaatgcttcttaaaGGCCACCAGCAGCAAACAACAGGAAACAGCTGTTAGGCTGGAAAGAGGACACATTGTCTGGTTGTAGATCAGAGGAGTTTATCTTGCCTGGGCAGGGTAGCTGGCATCCTCATCTAGACATACTTAAAACTTTGACAACCAGCAAATTAGAGGTTtctagttttgaaaataaacctctaatatttacttgaaaaaaatgcatagttTTGCCTTCCAAAATGTAATATTCTTAAAGAACAACCCTGTATATAACACCAAGGATAGATGGAACAGCTCCagtggcggggggggagggggggggggcggggggaagacaGGGTAGTGATGGTTATTGCCTTGGTTGTGTTGAAGCTGAAGTTACAACCCATAAAAACATGCAAGGCAGAGACAGctaaaacacacagagaaaggaaTCGCTAGAGATCTAGTCTACTCACTCAACCCACACCAGAATCTGCTATGAATAAAGTCTTCAAGGAGATTTTTATCTTAAGCCTCACTAGGGTGCTAGGGAGATTCCACAAGTACCCCAGCCAGCTGCGGTCAGGAGCACTGAGGGCTGTCAGGCATCAGTAGTACAGTGACTTCAGTCAGCACCCCCAGGGCTCCTGCGCTCTTCCTGCAGAAGTAATGCACACAGGGGCTGAAGGAATCCATTGGGATCACAGTGTGAAGTTCAAGAATTAAGGAGAAAGGTAGTTGTcactgtgagaagcagcaacCGTGATCCATGATATAGCACTCACTGCTCTGGCATGGAGACAGTGGGGATAGGTTTTCCCAGTTTATACCAGGGAGAAATCCCACTTCAGCCTAAAAACAACTTCCAAGTAGGAGCTGGCTGTGTGTGTTAGACTGCAGTTAGGCTGTACTTCAGCTACAGGCCCAAAAGACATCACTTGACAGAGAAACTACAGCTCAAGAGTTGCTTGCTGCATTCCACAAACAGCTAgggcaaaaatacatttttaagaacCAAGCAATTTTGTGTCAAAGCTCCCACCTTCTGCACGTCCAGTCACTGAAGCACCTCTGTACATTTTCCTTTACAATGGAGAAAGGGAGTCAACTTCCACATCTGACAAGCTGTTTCACTCTACTGCAGCTCCCGGGCACCACTGTTGATGCAGATCTGTTCCACCTTCCCTATTAATGATAGCACCTGCTTGCATGTATAGCTTTTTAAGCTCTATGGGATGAAAAGATTAGGTTATAATTAAACACAGTTTGAAAATCACccagagaaagagcaagagaaagagagagatggtTTTATTCTAGTCATGGAGACCTCCATTATACAGAAATGATAGTTTATTTCATCCAATAAACAAGAGTGACAGGTAGATCACAAACTGCATCACAGCTACTACCAGCACTGAGACAGTTCACCCACAAGTCTGGGGTAATACAATAACCCAACTGCACACTGCAGAGAATTTTAACAATCAGCTCAAACACTCAACATTGGGATTTGGTTAATTTTTTggatgtgtgtgtatatatatatgtatatagataTTCTTTCCCTACATATTTCCTAAAATCCACATGGAAGCACAAATGGCTTTAAACACCTGGAcatatatagatttttttcatcttatatatatatttatagatatttaTAATAGTAAAGATATGTTTCTCATTACTACAATATACTTGGTTAACTCCTTTAAGcagctgggaagaaagaaaaacagtttcacTACAATCACAGCTGATATGTGTGTGTctcaaaatacaaacaaaacaagccatGTGTGAGATTTGTTCAGACCATTCCAGGACAGAACAGCTAAGAGGCAGGCAAAGAGTCTCAGAGGGAGCAGGCCTACATGTCAAATGGTGGTTTTGGGCTCTCCGGGCGGGAGGGACTGGCCTTACCCGGCCGGCTGGAGgttaaagacaagaaaaacaaagaaaaaaggaaaaggggaagggaaaaggggagaaggAGTAAAACAAtagttaaaatacagaaaggaaCTGACATTAGAATAGAGGATCCACAACAAAAATTAAGAGCAATAGCACTGAAATAAGGTAACTTAAATCTGATGCAGGCCTGGTTGAAAGCCTGCAACGCAGGTGGCTCATTTAGCTCTGGTAGAGACATGACATCCGAGATGTACAGGGTtggtatatttttaattctcaagttttttgattttttgttttttaatacatgTAGCACGAAAGTAAAAACCAAACCTTAAGAAGATGAGTTGTGATCAACAACGGTTACAAGTTTCCCCAAACACGTACCATCCACATGCAAGAAGAAAAGGCTACGGAAGAAGTCACCACAGTACCCAAAAAACACTGAAAGGTGTGCTTattcagagcagaaatattttcaacaaaACATTACACAGCGAACTCCCTGAAAACATTTGGTTGTCCATTTGCAAGGGGGGAGCAGCATATCTAttcccctgtccctgctgggTTCAGGAAAGTCAGCCAAAAATGATGATGCAAGACAACTGCTGGCGGGAGCCAGTGCGTCACCAGCAGGATTTCCCCAGTTCTTTTAGGGAGCCAGGTGTGAGCAGGTCCATGTGCACCCTGCACGCTGAGGTGTGTGTGCTAGCTCAGACTTCACTCTAGCAGGACTATGCCGACCCATTGAGTTCCCCCCCTTTcttgctctccctgccccactTTGATATCAGGTTGATTGCACAGTTCCCAACATGAATTTTTGCACCTCAAAAGGCAAACTAATACACAGGACATTTAATCTGTTCCTAACGGTGTCACAGGTtttgacagtattttttcttctaagtcaCACTTTTGTCTTCTTAactacaagaaaagaaaatagctaCAGATCAGCCCTAGGTGCTACAGCTAACTGATGCAGGCAGGACACTTATCCAGGCTAGACCAGGCAGATGAAGTTCCTGGACGGACAGCCACCACTTGGACTTAAGGATGTCCCTGCGGCTGATCTCTCCAAGGAGCCTGTGTACTTCAGGGATCCATGCCACTGAATGAAGGCTACTCTAAGCTTACAAAGCAATACAGGACGCACGAGTGAAGACGAAGAGCTCGATCACTAGGCTAGTGTTTTACGACACACCAGGAAGGGGTGGTGGGAGGCAGAGATGTGGGATGGATGAGAGGAGTGACTGTGGCTGCGGAAGGGAGGGTGGAATGGGGAAGCCGCCAGCACGGCATTCGTCGCCAGCTGTCTACAGCCTCGAGTTATAAATCTAAGAGGGACGGTTCAGCCGGTCGGATTATGGTAGGTCGAGTAGGTGAGgcagggccccttctgctgtgaaaaagcagaaaacaaaaacaagagaaCACACACTGTGGTTAGCACAGCAATCGCAGTCACAATCACGTATGCTTCTCCACCTCACCTGAGCCAGTAAGAGAATAAAACTTGAGGCACAAACTTCCAGAGTGCAACTCCACAAAGGAGACTTACAGGTTTCTATCAGGCCTCGCACTGGCCTTTCTGCACAGCATGGATCACCAGTAAAGCAATCTGCTGGACAGCCAGTTTTGCTTTCCCTCTGAAATTTGGAAGTGCAGAGATTTATTGCCAGTGAGTGCACTGGCTCTGGAATGAGAGTTGAGAAGCATGGACAACAGCGAGCTCCTGTATCAAGCACATGACAGTCACACAGCATGGATGGGGTCCTCTGAGACACGCTGCTGTCTGAGGTTCTTGGCTAGTTTGGAGGAGCACCTTCTGCCCCTGAAGCTACTGCAAGCCTGAGATTCCCTGCTCTGATACCCGATACTGATCTTTGATGTTGGGGGCAAGCTTGCTGCTTTCAGTTCTCTAGTTCTGGTGCTTGCTCAGCAAATGCAGCTTCTACTTACTTCAATAAAAGGAACTTTGGCCATTACTACTCCACTCTTTCAGCTCTTTTAGTGGTACTTTAGCTAGGTAAGTGGGCAGCAACTTAAATGTCTGCCCTCTGCATGGATTAGATGTTCTAGGATCTCCTTCTTGTAAGGgactggggaaaaacaaaaccccaaaaaatacAAGACAACCACCCTGCCATGTCTCTCAACTCATTACTCAGAAGACCATTTCAGACTCAGACTACAGGCTTTAAAagtctacaaagaaaaaaaaatgttctgtaagTCAGTAAGTCCAAtccatgtttttcctttaaaacatgCTCCATGTAGTGTCTGCAACCTGAATAGTATCATGATGGTGTATCATTATAATTTAATTGTTCAGTACCAAGCCAGAGTACTTTCAGAGCCCAAACCACCTGAAATGCAAAGAGCAAACCCAACAGGATGCAGACCAAGTAGAGAGGAAGTATTTACGCTGATCATACAGAACCAGGTGTCACAGAATTAATGCCTGAACTATTCCACACTGACAAGCTTTAGATTAGACAATCACCTGACTGCTGGAAATGAAGGCCCTCCtccagcacaggggcagaggggaagaaggaaagagaggcagagaaggaTATTTGCACCAGTACAGTCTTCTGAGGCAGGGAAGTCTTCATTTTGCACTGACCACCAGCCTATAATCATGCTGGTACCAGAGGAGCTATACTCCTATCAATTGGGGCAAGCTCCCTCATCTTAGCAAATGAACCAGAGCAACTCTACACTCCCATTCGTTAGATCTCAGCAGAATTTATTACTCCGTATCTGTTAAGCCCCAGGTCTCAAAACAATTACAACCACTTGTTCCTTGCCTTGGGAAATGACACATTAAAAAAGCTTCAGACactaaaacatttccaaatgttACTTCCTTGACTGAAAGCGTCAATAGGGATTGCAGGACCCCATTGCCATCATGCCTATCAAGTTACTGCTCCTGTACAGCAAGTAATGGTAGGATTGAGCTAACCTGGAAATTACAGCCACCTTTGGAAGGATGCTGAAATAATATTAATTCCCAGAGGCAAAATTTGCAATGAGATGTTACAGCTGAGGACTCTGTGAACCTCAGCTTCATGACACACGGGACCTGTGCATTATCTTTAAGGGTGCTCATGGTGTAAATGCAGTCCTACCAACCATTCAATGGCTACTACTGTCATTGGAATAGTAACAGCATTTGAATTAAAGCCTTTACAAAACTTACGCTCAACCTTTATTGAGATGCTGTTGCACTGTCACATGTGTTAAGGCATTTTTTGAGAAGCTTGAAGGGCTTTTTGCATTTCAGGAGTTTGGACAGGTTGTCCTAACAGACTCTGTGGATTTACATGAAAAGGATGCTTGAAGTCACTGGACTATGTAATGTGTTCTGGCAAGACAGGCCACTCAACCCTACCAGAATAAATAGGGCTGAAAGGAGCACAATGTTTTCAGGTAGATGGGCTGCTTTTTTTGTAGTATACTGTGATTTTTGCAGACTCTTATTTCTCTCAGCACTCAGAGCATTTTAGGGTAGAGGCTGTCACCTTTTAAAGTTACAGGTTTTGTCTCTGCTCAGGTTTTCTGGAGACCTTTGCAGAACCTGCCTGATAAGGTtacaaaaagctgaaaactttCCCAGCacaaaaaaggacagagaagtCTCTCAGGCAACATTTACCCCTGGAATGCTGCTTCAGTCTGTCTCACTACATTGCTAGCCAAGCCCTTTTATATTACTGAAAAGTCACTTTCCTCTCTCAGGACAACAAGGAATGAAGTTTTGCTGATGGGGAAGCC includes the following:
- the GOLGA2 gene encoding golgin subfamily A member 2 isoform X3; protein product: MPQSHLSLEAVARTGSQGELWGLAGSLTQLSFLQGKSCHRLSRRLPYASCLAGRSTRLQASTAPGCAAVTFKGPGSRYQNLAAQTQHSFLDQCRRSRVPAALLAWLAKLKEYQQKNNPGATAGTKKKRKTKEGSRPETPTNDDRQPPENIQNILKVLVSDLNRSNGVAIPSLDKRKAYFDSDVATHNAEQLATDVPVLSNSNSLPSCGSVLPAPGSMQLTQIHEAEDHKNSLDENRSFSSTESLRQLSEQLNGLVSQSTSYVNGESAVSSTNIKEMEKQQNQEAVNQMEKEKKEFEQKFSKEQAALREQLQVHIQTIGILVSEKSELQTALGHTQQAARQKSGEAESLAARLHSSRQRVSELERTLSSISMQQKQSEKHNKELVKERDNLKLELYKRSKSSEEIKQQNSELSEKVHSLVSKNSAMKLDMEDLHKKLEMAELMIQQFSNQTGSLDANQQLQMVLEEKASLETQVAQLSESLHQLQAERDQYVEKLKEERSIWQQRVQQLSEQVHTMAEEKEKHMAQIRELEANVTELLSKSAVKPMDIEPSLPAGPTAAELSLQEEIQRLQQEKEELHGQYQAQVRDNEQLSHLNREQEERLLELEKAVQRYNEESVDRQQILEDMQSDKATISRALSQNRELKEQLAELQNGFVKLTNENMEVTSALQSEQHVKKELAKKLGQLQENLGELKETLELKTQEAQGLQEQRDQYYSHLQQYTVAYQQLSAEKEELHKQYLLQTQLMDRLQHEEVQGKVTVEMHLKELQQTKESLEAVAKENKELQALVSQLAADLDGKILHRLEVDEVESEAMAEDIQKSSFVIPEKFESHEEMVAFLTSAMFQVEKEREDMRQQLAAQKQQCRTLLQQIAALRQEQQHNVTLDGDSTTDTVPVEVHEALKTAMEKLQSRFTDLMREKADLKERLEELEHRCIQLSGETDTIGEYIALYQSQRAILKQRHQEKEEYISRLAQDKEEMKVKLLELQDLVMRLVRERNEWYSKYIAAAQNPELLVSQNESVLPAERRIELNATDGEGLRDVNLSDEAEQEAAAPHQAGFPPIDSKAAQPSQEDPTAKQIMQLLREIQNPQERLGSLLENPCIPFFYRADENDEVKIMVV
- the GOLGA2 gene encoding golgin subfamily A member 2 isoform X4, with amino-acid sequence MPQSHLSLEAVARTGSQGELWGLAGSLTQLSFLQGKSCHRLSRRLPYASCLAGRSTRLQASTAPGCAAVTFKGPGSRYQNLAAQTQHSFLDQCRRSRVPAALLAWLAKLKEYQQKNNPGATAGTKKKRKTKEGSRPETPTNDDRQPPENAYFDSDVATHNAEQLATDVPVLSNSNSLPSCGSVLPAPGSMQLTQIHEAEDHKNSLDENRSFSSTESLRQLSEQLNGLVSQSTSYVNGESAVSSTNIKEMETRYQELAVALDSSNLTNKQLVTKIEELKQQNQEAVNQMEKEKKEFEQKFSKEQAALREQLQVHIQTIGILVSEKSELQTALGHTQQAARQKSGEAESLAARLHSSRQRVSELERTLSSISMQQKQSEKHNKELVKERDNLKLELYKRSKSSEEIKQQNSELSEKVHSLVSKNSAMKLDMEDLHKKLEMAELMIQQFSNQTGSLDANQQLQMVLEEKASLETQVAQLSESLHQLQAERDQYVEKLKEERSIWQQRVQQLSEQVHTMAEEKEKHMAQIRELEANVTELLSKSAVKPMDIEPSLPAGPTAAELSLQEEIQRLQQEKEELHGQYQAQVRDNEQLSHLNREQEERLLELEKAVQRYNEESVDRQQILEDMQSDKATISRALSQNRELKEQLAELQNGFVKLTNENMEVTSALQSEQHVKKELAKKLGQLQENLGELKETLELKTQEAQGLQEQRDQYYSHLQQYTVAYQQLSAEKEELHKQYLLQTQLMDRLQHEEVQGKVTVEMHLKELQQTKESLEAVAKENKELQALVSQLAADLDGKILHRLEVDEVESEAMAEDIQKSSFVIPEKFESHEEMVAFLTSAMFQVEKEREDMRQQLAAQKQQCRTLLQQIAALRQEQQHNVTLDGDSTTDTVPVEVHEALKTAMEKLQSRFTDLMREKADLKERLEELEHRCIQLSGETDTIGEYIALYQSQRAILKQRHQEKEEYISRLAQDKEEMKVKLLELQDLVMRLVRERNEWYSKYIAAAQNPELLVSQNESVLPAERRIELNATDGEGLRDVNLSDEAEQEAAAPHQAGFPPIDSKAAQPSQEDPTAKQIMQLLREIQNPQERLGSLLENPCIPFFYRADENDEVKIMVV